Below is a genomic region from Methanolobus sediminis.
CTCTGCTCTAAATATTTCTTTGTATTCTGACATATCCATGGTCACACCAACCCTGAGATCATACTGATCTTCTCATTTTCCAAACACATTTCAATCACCGGATGAGTTCAGCATTCGTACTATTTCGGAAGAAATTCTCTCAAGAGGCACTACACTGTCAGCAAGTCCTCTTTGTACTACTGCCTTTGGCATACCGTATACCACACATGACCGTTCATCCTCAGCGATTGCTTTTCCTCCTGCTTTCTTGATCTCTTCCACACCATCAGCACCATCAGCTCCCATTCCTGTCAGAACTGCTGAAATTATGTTCGATCCATAGATCGGTACAAGTGATTTGAAGAGGATGTTGGCACAGGGCCTTACTCCTTGCTCGCGAGGTTTCTGGTTGAGTTTCACAACTTCGTGGTGAACTCCACTTTTTTCAACAGATGCAATTTCCATATGATAATTTCCTGGTGCAAGGTACACATGACCGGGGTGGAGTACATCTCCTTCTTTGGCTTCAGTGACGGTTAGTGCAGACTGACCGTCCAGTCTTTGTGCCAGAGATGCTGTGAATCCTGCAGGCATGTGCTGGACAATTACTACGGGTACTTTTAAGCTGCCCGGTAATTTAGGTACAACCTGTTCAAGAGCGCGAGGACCACCGGTTGAAGATGCAATGGCAATAATCTGACCATTTGCATGGCGTATGGTTTTTGAAATTGTTTTCCTTGGTTTAACTGGCAAGGGTTTCCCTTCATTTTCCCGTGATTTTTTCACGTGTTCTTCCATGAATCCGAGTTTCTTCAGATCCACTTTAGAAGCCATCTTTACTTTTTTGCGGATATCTTCAGCAATATCTGCAATGTTAACACTTATGTTTCCTGAAGGTTTTTGAATAAAGTCTACTGCTCCGTATTCAAATGCATTTAATGTACTTTCCGCAGACCTGGAGTCGACCGCCGTTAACATGACAACCGGAGTTGGGCATTCACTCATGATATATCCAAGAGCATGCAATCCGTCAAGAACAGGCATCTCAATATCCAAGGTCACCACATCCGGCCTGAACTGTTCGACCTTTTCAACAGCTTCAAGACCGTTTCTGGCCGTAGCTATTACATTTATTCCCGGGTCTTCTTTCAGGATATCCGAGACGACCTTTCGCATGAGTGCGGAGTCATCGACCACAAGTGCATTAATTGTCATTTATACTACTTTTCCAATTACTTCAAGAACTTTTGTAGCATCAAAAGGCTTGACGATGAAGTCAAGAGCACCTGTTTTTAGTGCATCAGTGACAACGGATTGCTGTCCAATGGATGAACACATAACTATTTTTGCAGCCGGGTCCATTTCCATTATCTTTTTGAGCGCATCGATTCCTTCCATGTTTGGCATGACAATATCCATGAATACAAGCTCAGGCTTTACCTCCGGATATTTGTTTACAGCATCAAGCCCGTCAACACATTCGGCGACTACTTCATGACCATTTTTTGTTAATATGTCTTTGATGACCATACGCATAAAGGCGGCATCATCCACAATCATTACTTTTACCATTTGTTCATATCTCCCATGTTTGGTATTGGATAACAGGTGCAAAACTTGCACTATATTTGAGTAGAATATGGTTTGTATTTCTACGTTATTATATAGAGAGTAATATATTATATTAATTTATTGTTCTTTGGACAATATTATTTAAAGAGACAATTCACACTTATAATTCCATATTTATGGAGGCTAAAAAATATCGCCTGTGCAAATTATGCATTTATGTATATGATAACTAATATATAATATTTCTTGTAATATATTAATCTCTATATACTGAGTACTCTATAGGTTGACGAATCAAAAATCAGCATTTAATAATCATTAATCAGTTTGCGATCGTCAGCAAAATGATGAGAAAGCAAAATCTGACAATTACACTGATCCCGGTTGAAAATGCTACTATTTTGACACCTGTTTTTGGTCCGAAAATAGATACATATCTTGGCAGTAATGTCCTGATACTGAAAACAGGTAACATGAACATGCTTCCAAGCATCAGTACTATCATGGCCTGTATGTTTGAGATGCCATTGTTACTTATCATTGGTCCAAGAAGTGATATCCCAAGAATTGGACTTGCAACGTAACTGGTAAGTGGCACAATACTTTCCGGAGGAATGCCGAAAAGCTCTGCAAGAGGTAACACATTGAATATCTCGAATGCGCCATTCTCCTTGAGGTAAAATACAAGTGTTGTCATTGATAAGTAAATAATAGCTATTTTCCTGAACAGCTTCTTATTGCGATTAAAGGATTTTTTGATAGCTTCGGTCAAAGTGACCTTTTTATCGGTAATTTTGTCATTGTACATACAATTGTTCTTTTCAAGAAATATCTTGCTTAGTACGATCACTGCACTAATTTTCACAATTGCTGTTATTATAAATACCATTACGTAAAAACCGCCAACTACAGGTCCTAGGGCCGGGAGAACAATAGGTATCTGGTATGTGATTATTTCCCTTATGTATGCAGGAGTGCTGTTAAGCACAGCGCACAACATTGTCTCTTTTTCGTTGATGCAGCCATTTTCCTTGAAATTGACAACCATACTATTAGCAGCAACAGTTGATCCCATGGACACAAGAAATGAGGATGCGCATGTGTCAGGGAGATTCGTATACTTAAAAAGCGGCCTGACAAGGCCGGAAAACTTCTGCAT
It encodes:
- a CDS encoding response regulator, whose amino-acid sequence is MVKVMIVDDAAFMRMVIKDILTKNGHEVVAECVDGLDAVNKYPEVKPELVFMDIVMPNMEGIDALKKIMEMDPAAKIVMCSSIGQQSVVTDALKTGALDFIVKPFDATKVLEVIGKVV
- a CDS encoding nucleoside recognition protein gives rise to the protein MFSIFLKVLDFAIPILIMIFVGLFGTGILIEIGFMQKFSGLVRPLFKYTNLPDTCASSFLVSMGSTVAANSMVVNFKENGCINEKETMLCAVLNSTPAYIREIITYQIPIVLPALGPVVGGFYVMVFIITAIVKISAVIVLSKIFLEKNNCMYNDKITDKKVTLTEAIKKSFNRNKKLFRKIAIIYLSMTTLVFYLKENGAFEIFNVLPLAELFGIPPESIVPLTSYVASPILGISLLGPMISNNGISNIQAMIVLMLGSMFMLPVFSIRTLLPRYVSIFGPKTGVKIVAFSTGISVIVRFCFLIILLTIAN
- a CDS encoding protein-glutamate methylesterase/protein-glutamine glutaminase, with protein sequence MTINALVVDDSALMRKVVSDILKEDPGINVIATARNGLEAVEKVEQFRPDVVTLDIEMPVLDGLHALGYIMSECPTPVVMLTAVDSRSAESTLNAFEYGAVDFIQKPSGNISVNIADIAEDIRKKVKMASKVDLKKLGFMEEHVKKSRENEGKPLPVKPRKTISKTIRHANGQIIAIASSTGGPRALEQVVPKLPGSLKVPVVIVQHMPAGFTASLAQRLDGQSALTVTEAKEGDVLHPGHVYLAPGNYHMEIASVEKSGVHHEVVKLNQKPREQGVRPCANILFKSLVPIYGSNIISAVLTGMGADGADGVEEIKKAGGKAIAEDERSCVVYGMPKAVVQRGLADSVVPLERISSEIVRMLNSSGD